One region of Scomber scombrus chromosome 10, fScoSco1.1, whole genome shotgun sequence genomic DNA includes:
- the wnt5a gene encoding protein Wnt-5a isoform X2, with product MNPMLIPEAYIIGAQPLCSQLVGLSQGQKKLCQLYQDHMQYIGEGAKTGIRECQYQFRHRRWNCSTVDNSSVFGRVMQIGSRETAFTYAISAAGVVNAVSRACREGELSSCGCSRAARPKDLPRDWLWGGCGDNLNYGYRFSKEFVDAREREKSYPKGSFDSARLLMNLHNNEAGRRTVSDLAHVSCKCHGVSGSCSLKTCWLQLADFRKVGDALKEKYDSGASMKLNTRGKLVQIHSKFNAPTSHDLVYIEPSPDYCLRNQSTGSLGTVGRLCNKTSEGMDGCELMCCGRGYDQFKAQIVERCHCKFHWCCYVKCKRCTKIVDQFVCK from the exons ATGAACCCTATGCTGATCCCTGAGGCCTACATCATCGGTGCCCAGCCTCTGTGTAGCCAGCTGGTGGGCCTGTCACAGGGCCAGAAGAAGCTGTGCCAGCTCTACCAGGACCACATGCAGTACATTGGTGAAGGTGCCAAGACGGGCATCAGAGAGTGCCAGTACCAGTTCAGACATCGACGCTGGAACTGCAGCACTGTGGACAATTCCTCTGTTTTTGGGCGGGTCATGCAAATAG gcaGTCGAGAAACGGCATTTACTTATGCCATCAGCGCAGCAGGGGTGGTGAACGCAGTGAGCCGTGCCTGCAGAGAGGGGGAGCTGTCCAGCTGTGGGTGCAGCCGTGCGGCTCGCCCCAAAGATCTGCCACGAGACTGGTTGTGGGGTGGCTGCGGAGACAACCTCAACTATGGCTACAGGTTCTCCAAGGAGTTTGTGGATGCCCGCGAAAGGGAGAAGAGCTATCCCAAAGGCTCCTTTGACAGTGCCCGGCTGTTGATGAATCTTCACAATAATGAGGCTGGAAGAAGG ACGGTATCAGATCTTGCCCACGTGTCCTGCAAGTGCCATGGGGTATCAGGCTCATGCAGCCTTAAGACCTGTTGGTTACAGCTGGCTGACTTCCGCAAGGTTGGTGATGCACTGAAGGAGAAGTACGACAGCGGAGCATCCATGAAGCTCAACACCCGTGGAAAGCTGGTGCAGATACACAGCAAGTTCAATGCTCCCACGAGCCACGACCTGGTATACATCGAGCCCAGTCCAGACTACTGCCTGAGGAACCAAAGCACGGGTTCCCTGGGCACAGTTGGGCGTCTTTGCAACAAGACCTCGGAGGGCATGGATGGATGTGAGCTGATGTGCTGTGGCCGTGGTTATGACCAGTTCAAGGCCCAGATAGTGGAGCGCTGCCACTGCAAGTTCCATTGGTGCTGCTACGTCAAGTGCAAGCGCTGCACCAAAATCGTAGACCAATTCGTCTGCAAGTGA
- the wnt5a gene encoding protein Wnt-5a isoform X1, with amino-acid sequence MNLGLGCVCRPVSWPFGSVLDSRNCVFALTLLTLLMQVVVEANSWWSLAMNPMLIPEAYIIGAQPLCSQLVGLSQGQKKLCQLYQDHMQYIGEGAKTGIRECQYQFRHRRWNCSTVDNSSVFGRVMQIGSRETAFTYAISAAGVVNAVSRACREGELSSCGCSRAARPKDLPRDWLWGGCGDNLNYGYRFSKEFVDAREREKSYPKGSFDSARLLMNLHNNEAGRRTVSDLAHVSCKCHGVSGSCSLKTCWLQLADFRKVGDALKEKYDSGASMKLNTRGKLVQIHSKFNAPTSHDLVYIEPSPDYCLRNQSTGSLGTVGRLCNKTSEGMDGCELMCCGRGYDQFKAQIVERCHCKFHWCCYVKCKRCTKIVDQFVCK; translated from the exons ATGAACCTGGGGCTGGGCTGTGTGTGTCGGCCGGTGAGCTGGCCTTTTGGCAGCGTGTTGGACTCCAGAAACTGTGTCTTTGCCCTCACACTCCTCACACTCCTCATGCAAGTGGTGGTGGAGGCCAATTCATGGTG GTCTCTGGCCATGAACCCTATGCTGATCCCTGAGGCCTACATCATCGGTGCCCAGCCTCTGTGTAGCCAGCTGGTGGGCCTGTCACAGGGCCAGAAGAAGCTGTGCCAGCTCTACCAGGACCACATGCAGTACATTGGTGAAGGTGCCAAGACGGGCATCAGAGAGTGCCAGTACCAGTTCAGACATCGACGCTGGAACTGCAGCACTGTGGACAATTCCTCTGTTTTTGGGCGGGTCATGCAAATAG gcaGTCGAGAAACGGCATTTACTTATGCCATCAGCGCAGCAGGGGTGGTGAACGCAGTGAGCCGTGCCTGCAGAGAGGGGGAGCTGTCCAGCTGTGGGTGCAGCCGTGCGGCTCGCCCCAAAGATCTGCCACGAGACTGGTTGTGGGGTGGCTGCGGAGACAACCTCAACTATGGCTACAGGTTCTCCAAGGAGTTTGTGGATGCCCGCGAAAGGGAGAAGAGCTATCCCAAAGGCTCCTTTGACAGTGCCCGGCTGTTGATGAATCTTCACAATAATGAGGCTGGAAGAAGG ACGGTATCAGATCTTGCCCACGTGTCCTGCAAGTGCCATGGGGTATCAGGCTCATGCAGCCTTAAGACCTGTTGGTTACAGCTGGCTGACTTCCGCAAGGTTGGTGATGCACTGAAGGAGAAGTACGACAGCGGAGCATCCATGAAGCTCAACACCCGTGGAAAGCTGGTGCAGATACACAGCAAGTTCAATGCTCCCACGAGCCACGACCTGGTATACATCGAGCCCAGTCCAGACTACTGCCTGAGGAACCAAAGCACGGGTTCCCTGGGCACAGTTGGGCGTCTTTGCAACAAGACCTCGGAGGGCATGGATGGATGTGAGCTGATGTGCTGTGGCCGTGGTTATGACCAGTTCAAGGCCCAGATAGTGGAGCGCTGCCACTGCAAGTTCCATTGGTGCTGCTACGTCAAGTGCAAGCGCTGCACCAAAATCGTAGACCAATTCGTCTGCAAGTGA